TCACATCGGACTTTTTCCTGCACGCCTTCATCATGGTGGCGATCGTTCTGTTGCTGGCGTTTTTTCTGCTTCAGATATGCGTGCGCCTCTTTTCAAGGCCGGAGCAGATCGTCGGCCGCGCTTTTAACCGCATTCAGAAACAGGTGGACCCGCTTCAGCAGCTTACCGCCAATCCGCTTTTTGAACAGGTCGAGGCCGTTTTGTTGCTGGACAGCCGTGGGCGGCAGGACTGACTTGAAGAAAAGGTTCGACATGTGGAAAAAGAGGGTTCGAGGGATCCAGGGTCCATTGGGATCTATCTTTGCCGGGCACTTCTGGAAATTCCCGGCGGGCGTTTGGTAAACGTATTCAGAGAAAGGTATCATGATTGTTATTACGACTCACCGCAACACGGATTTCGATGCACTGGCATCGGTCATGGCCGGCACCCTGTTGTACCCCGGCGGGCTGCCGGTGATTCCCAGGAACGTGAACCCCAATGTCAAAGCGTTTCTTTCCATCCACAAGGATATCTTCAAATTCAGCACCGTGGATATGCTGAACCTGGACGCTGTCGAAAAACTGGTGGTGGTGGATGTGAACCGATGGGAGAGATTGGGGGGGCTGAAAGCCCTCAGGGGCCGCGACAACCTCGAGGTGGTCATTTGGGACCACCACATGAGCTCAGGCAATATCGATGCGCATTGGATCTGCCACGAAAAAACGGGTTCGACCATTACGCTGATGGTTCGGGAGTTGAAAAAGAAACGCAAGCTCATCACCCCGATGCAGGCGACGCTGTTTTTGACGGGCCTTTATGAGGACACCGGCAACCTGACGTTTTCATCGACCACGGCCGAGGATGCCTATACAGCCGCCTGGCTGATCGAAAGGAAGGCGGATCTTTCCATCGTGAACACGTTTCTGAAACCGGCCTACGGCGAGAAACAGAAAAACATCCTGTTTCGGATGCTGCAGTCGGCCGAACGGAAGGATCTGAACGGATACAAGGTCAGCTTGTGCAGGGTTGCCGTCAACGGTCATGTCGACAGCCTTGCGGTGGTGGTACGCATGTTCAGGGAAATCCTCAATCTTGACGCCGCGTTCGGCCTGTTTATGGATAACAAACGTGACATCTGCATGGTTATCGGCCGCGGCAACGACGCGACGGCCCTTGACATCGGTTCCATCATGAAGGGGCTCGGGGGGGGCGGGCATCCGGGCGCCGGCTCGGCCATGCTTAAATCGGTCAGCCCGGCCGCCGTGGAAGAACTGATTGTCGGCCTGATCACCGGCAATCAGACGTCTTCCATTCAAATCAGCGATATCATGTCATTTCCGGTGGCTACCGTGGATGCCGGCGTCTCCATGGAAAAAACCGCCTCCATATTGCGCAGCAAGGGGTGCACGGGCCTTCCCGTGGTGGAGGACGGCAAACTGGTGGGCGTCATTTCACGCCGGGATTTTCGAAAAATCAAGAAGGAGTCCAGCCTCAAAGCACCGGTCAAGGCCTACATGAGCCGCAACATCGTCACCATCGAGCCCGGCAAAAGCCCCATGGAGGCGTCGCGCCTCATGGTGAAGCATGACGTCGGCCGGCTGCCGGTTGTCGAAGGGGGCAGGCTTATCGGCATCGTCACCCGCTCCGACGCAATGATGTATTTTTATGACCAGCTGCCGGACTAATACCAATGAAATTTTTTGTTCCCATTAACCCAAGCACTGCGTTTTGCCTGATTGCCGAACTGACAGATACATTTCCGACAACCATAAAATTTCATTGGAAATATCGCTTACGCGTCTGTATCATTTGTGATTTTAAACAATCTTCTTTTCGTTTCCCTTTCACGAATCGTTGCATCGTCGAGCCATTTTTTCAGTTTCTCCAAGCCCTCTGCCGTGCTCACCCGCGGTTTATAGCCCAAGTCCCGTTTCGCGGCGCTTATATCGTACCAGTTGGCGCTGGATAATTCGTGTGCCAGAAAGCGCGTCATCTTCGGTTCCGATTTCAGCCGCAACGCCTTGTAGATCAATTCGAGCACGGCGCCCACCAGATATGCGGTGCGTTTTGAAACGGATCTGGCCACGGGCGGTTTGCCGCCGGCCTCCAGGATACGGTTGATCATGTCCCACAGATAGACGGGTTCCCCCTGGCTGATAAAATAGACATTACCGGACAGTTGGGGATTTTTTTGCAGGGCGTCACCCGCCAGCAGGTGTGCGTCGGCGGCATTGTCGATGTATATGGTGTCGGACAGGTTCTTCCCGTCGCCGACCCTGACGATTTTGCCCGACCACTCGAGAATGCGGGGGATGAGGTGGTTGTCCCCCGGCCCCCATATCAAGTGCGGGCGCAGGGAGATGGTTTTCAGATGGTCATCGGCAGCCGCAATGACCATCTTTTCAGCCATGGTCTTGGTTGCCTGGTATGCGTTATGACTCGCGGGCGGGTAGGGCACCGATTCGTCGACACCCTCCATGGACCCGTTTTTGCTGTAAATGACATTGGGCGAGCTGGTGTGAACAAGCAGAGGAACCCCTTGTCGCCGACACGCCTCGATGACATTTTTCGTGCCTAGAACATTGGGCGGATAGTATTCTTCGTAGGCCCCCCAAAAACCCGCCTTGGCAGCCACATGAAAGACGATGTCCCGGCCCCGGCAGGCGTCGTCGACGGCTTTTGCATCGGCGAGGTCGCCCTGAATCTGTGCTACACCGAGCCGTTCGAGATCGCTGTAGCGGTTTCGCGAAAACGAGAACACGCGGTCCTTCCGCTCCAGCAGCCCTTTCACGACGGCTTTGCCTAAAAAACCGCCACCGCCGGTCACCAGTACGCTGCGCGGCGACTTCTGTTTTTCGTCGCTGTCAGTCATTGTCGATTACTGGTTGAATATTGAAGGTTACCTATTACCACGAAATCACGAAAGTGAAAAAACACGGACCGGTAAAATCAAAATAAAGCCGTGGCCAAGCCACAACCAAAAGAAACTGGGCTGATTTTTTTAAAAGGGTCCACCCCGAAAAATCAGCCCAGTTTCTTTTGGGCCCACACGGCCAGTTTTTCCCTGAAAATTTTTGAATTGTGCCTTATATCCACCGGAAATGACTTGTGAAAAAGAAATGTGTCGATTTCGGCGGTCATAACGTTGCCCTTGGCCAGTGCCGA
The Deltaproteobacteria bacterium genome window above contains:
- a CDS encoding CBS domain-containing protein, producing MIVITTHRNTDFDALASVMAGTLLYPGGLPVIPRNVNPNVKAFLSIHKDIFKFSTVDMLNLDAVEKLVVVDVNRWERLGGLKALRGRDNLEVVIWDHHMSSGNIDAHWICHEKTGSTITLMVRELKKKRKLITPMQATLFLTGLYEDTGNLTFSSTTAEDAYTAAWLIERKADLSIVNTFLKPAYGEKQKNILFRMLQSAERKDLNGYKVSLCRVAVNGHVDSLAVVVRMFREILNLDAAFGLFMDNKRDICMVIGRGNDATALDIGSIMKGLGGGGHPGAGSAMLKSVSPAAVEELIVGLITGNQTSSIQISDIMSFPVATVDAGVSMEKTASILRSKGCTGLPVVEDGKLVGVISRRDFRKIKKESSLKAPVKAYMSRNIVTIEPGKSPMEASRLMVKHDVGRLPVVEGGRLIGIVTRSDAMMYFYDQLPD
- a CDS encoding NAD-dependent epimerase/dehydratase family protein, which codes for MTDSDEKQKSPRSVLVTGGGGFLGKAVVKGLLERKDRVFSFSRNRYSDLERLGVAQIQGDLADAKAVDDACRGRDIVFHVAAKAGFWGAYEEYYPPNVLGTKNVIEACRRQGVPLLVHTSSPNVIYSKNGSMEGVDESVPYPPASHNAYQATKTMAEKMVIAAADDHLKTISLRPHLIWGPGDNHLIPRILEWSGKIVRVGDGKNLSDTIYIDNAADAHLLAGDALQKNPQLSGNVYFISQGEPVYLWDMINRILEAGGKPPVARSVSKRTAYLVGAVLELIYKALRLKSEPKMTRFLAHELSSANWYDISAAKRDLGYKPRVSTAEGLEKLKKWLDDATIRERETKRRLFKITNDTDA